One Microbacterium sp. No. 7 genomic window carries:
- a CDS encoding ATP-binding cassette domain-containing protein — protein sequence MSAQNDDLLVIDDLAVNYRKRGLKREIFQAVRGASLRIGKGETLGLVGESGSGKTTIGRAVLGLAPVSEGRILLEGRDISHLSRRARRGLSNDVQVVFQDPYSSLNPSMTVGDILAEPLSAQGVSRRDARTRIDELLDQVGLPAGALDRLPREFSGGQRQRVAIARALSLSPKLIVCDEPVSALDLTTQARILDLLLSIQNETKVSYLFISHDLDVVRHLSHRVAVIYRGDIVEQGDALQVTDHPQHPYTKKLLFASPLLDPEKQAERRAERRRMLAAEAAAS from the coding sequence ATGAGCGCGCAGAACGACGACCTGCTCGTCATCGACGACCTCGCGGTCAACTACCGCAAGCGCGGGCTGAAGCGCGAGATCTTCCAGGCCGTGCGCGGCGCCTCGCTGCGCATCGGCAAGGGGGAGACGCTCGGACTCGTCGGCGAGTCGGGATCGGGCAAGACCACGATCGGCCGGGCCGTGCTCGGGCTCGCCCCCGTGAGCGAGGGACGGATCCTCCTGGAGGGCCGCGACATCTCCCACCTCAGCCGCCGCGCCCGACGAGGGCTCAGCAACGACGTGCAGGTCGTCTTCCAGGACCCGTACTCGTCGCTGAACCCGTCGATGACGGTCGGCGACATCCTCGCCGAGCCGCTCAGCGCACAGGGCGTCTCGCGCCGCGACGCGCGCACGCGGATCGACGAGCTGCTCGACCAGGTGGGGCTGCCCGCGGGCGCCCTCGACCGGCTGCCGCGGGAGTTCTCCGGCGGCCAGCGGCAGCGCGTCGCGATCGCGCGGGCGCTGTCGCTCAGCCCGAAGCTGATCGTGTGCGACGAGCCGGTGAGCGCCCTCGACCTCACGACGCAGGCGCGCATCCTCGACCTGCTGCTGTCGATCCAGAACGAGACGAAGGTGTCGTACCTGTTCATCTCCCACGACCTCGACGTCGTCCGCCACCTGAGCCATCGCGTCGCGGTGATCTACCGCGGCGACATCGTCGAGCAGGGCGACGCGCTGCAGGTGACGGATCATCCGCAGCATCCGTACACGAAGAAGCTGCTGTTCGCGTCGCCGCTGCTCGACCCCGAGAAGCAGGCCGAACGCCGGGCCGAGAGACGCCGGATGCTCGCCGCGGAGGCCGCCGCGTCA